In Zingiber officinale cultivar Zhangliang chromosome 8B, Zo_v1.1, whole genome shotgun sequence, a single genomic region encodes these proteins:
- the LOC122015657 gene encoding protein MOR1-like — MSTEEEKLLKEAKKLPWEDRLLHKNWKVRNEANIDLAAVCDSITDPKDPRLREFGPFFRKTVADSNAPVQEKALDALVAFLRAADADVGRYAKEVCDSIVSKCLTGRPKTVEKAQAAFLLWVELEAAEVFLEAMEKAIKNKVAKAVVPAIDVMFQALSEFGAKVVPPKKILKMLPELFDHQDQNVRASSKGLTLELCRWIGKEPVKSILFEKMRDTMKKELEAELANVSGVARPTRKIRSEQDKEPEQEVASETVTAGAPEESIADVPQEIDEYELVDPVDILTPLDKSGFWDGVKAAKWSERRDAVGELTKLASTKRIAPGDFSEVCRTLKKLVTDVNLTVSVEAIQAIGNLAKGLRNHFAASSRYLLPILLEKLKEKKPTLTDALTQTLQAMHKSGCLMLADVIEDVKVAVKNKVPLVRSLTLNWVTFCIETNNKATILKLHKDFVPIFLESLNDGTPEVRDAAFASLAAIAKMVGMRPLERSLEKLDEVRKKKLSDMIGSPGGGEALTSGSAPPSNSSTSLSGSRGTDNSFVRRSAASMLNGKKSAQVLPATKKSAVAKTSVKKVDGVGQSKTFVEIEDVEPGEMSLEEIEGRLGSLIKMEIISELKSSVWKERLEAIGFFKQEIENLQDLNQYAEVLIRFLCVVPGWSEKNVQVQQQVIEVITHIASTAKKFPKRCVVLCLLGITERAADIKTRNQAMKCLTTFSEAVGPGFIFDRLYKIMKEHKNPKVSTEGISWMVSAVEDFGIVHIKLKDLIDFCKEFGLQSSTAQIRNATVKLIGILHKFVGPDIKGFLTDVKPALLSALDAECEKNPYEGVAAAPKKLVKVLDSGLPSSASGSDGLPREDISAKITPNLLKDLGSPDWKVRLESIESVNKIMEEAHRRIQPAGTVELFGALRSRLYDSNKNLIMSTLATISGLASAMGLPIEKSSKGILSDVLKCLGDNKKHMRECTLSTLDSWILAVHLDKMIPYITVALADAKLGAEGRKDLFDWLTRHLSEENDLADASQLFKPISTAMTDKSADVRKAAESCIVEVLRVCGQEATNKCMKDVKGPALTIVLERLKPSGAIEEFSESTRVISGALTSKSTMKNGKLVSNVGNDRRPGSKMMPMRNVPTRTSKLDPFATVQDLAVQSQPLFNIKDSNKEDREKHVPRRYKFEEPRPEQIQELEFDFIKHFREDLHRRLLSPDFKKQVDGLELLQKALPSHRTDIYELLDIFLRWFVLRFCESNTTCLLKVLEFLPELFDVLKDENYSLTEAEAAIFLPCLVEKFGHNIEKVREKMRELMKKIVTNYSASKFFPYIFEGLRSKNNRTRIECVDFIEYLLDHYGAEISGQLKSLQLVAGLTSERDGEIRKAALNTLATAYKHLGEDVWRYVGKLSDAQRSMLDDRFKWKAREMEKRKEGKPGEARAALRRSVRENGLDVAEQCGEVYSRVVSVPIEARETFGYAESAERHILARQFATTNGPTDWHEALDIIALGLPEQSVEGMKVICHELTQVTADPDNSAIEELVKDADRLVSCLATMVPSTFNFSLSGASSRSCKYVLNTMMQTFQIKKLAHAVKENTLDNLITELLLWLLDERVPLMDDGSQLLKALNVLMLKILDNAERTSSFVVLINLLRPLDPSRWPSPASSEALIIRNQKFSDLVVKCLIKLTKVLQSTIYEVDLDHVLQSIHVYLQGLGMEEIRRRAGADDKPLRMVKTVLHELVKLRGTAIKGHLSMVPIDTEPQPIILAYIDLNLQTLAAARMLTPSGPMGQTHWGDTASNSPAPATHSADSQLKQELAAVFKKIGDKQTCTIGLYELYRITQLYPKVDIFAQLQNASEAFRTYIRDGLAQMEKNAAAGRTPSSLPIATPPPLATISSPKFGPLSPVHTKSVNAKAESMNPSAYTDDGIAGTTPALRSQTDLSEFRSHLGDERMDRYPAAPAVTMGTLDAIRERMKSIQAAAAAGNLDGSARPFGHVNCNALHGIERGGDGEAPTQGNILPMDEKALSGLQARMERLKSGSLEPL; from the exons GAAGCAATGGAGAAAGCAATAAAAAATAAAGTTGCAAAAGCAGTTGTACCTGCTATTGATGTGATGTTTCAGGCTCTTAG TGAATTTGGGGCAAAggtggttcctcccaagaagatccTAAAAATGCTTCCTGAACTTTTTGATCACCAAGATCAGAATGTTCGTGCTTCTTCGAAAGGACTTACCCTTGAACTATGTCGGTGGATTGGAAAGGAACCTGTAAAGTCTATTCTCTTTGAAAAAATGCGGGATACTATG AAAAAAGAGCTAGAGGCAGAGCTTGCTAATGTATCAGGAGTTGCTAGGCCTACTCGGAAAATAAG ATCTGAACAAGACAAGGAACCTGAACAAGAAGTTGCTTCTGAAACAGTGACTGCTGGTGCTCCTGAAGAATCTATAGCAGATG TTCCTCAGGAAATCGATGAATATGAGCTCGTTGATCCTGTTGATATTTTGACCCCTTTGGATAAGTCTGGATTTTGGGATGGAGTG AAAGCTGCTAAATGGTCTGAAAGAAGGGATGCCGTTGGTGAACTTACTAAGCTTGCTTCAACTAAAAGAATTGCTCCTGGTGACTTTTCTGAAGTCTGTCGAACACTTAAAAAG CTGGTTACAGACGTGAATCTCACTGTTTCAGTAGAGGCAATTCAAGCTATAGGAAATTTGGCCAAAGGTCTGAGAAATCAttttgctgcaagctcaagatatCTGTTGCCTATTCTACTT GAAAAGTTGAAGGAGAAAAAACCAACTCTGACTGATGCTTTGACTCAAACTCTTCAGGCGATGCACAAGTCTGGATGCTTAATGTTGGCTGATGTTATTGAAG ATGTAAAAGTGGCTGTGAAGAATAAGGTTCCACTTGTACGCTCGTTGACACTGAATTGGGTCACTTTTTGCATTGAGACAAATAATAAAGCTACTATTCTTAAATTGCACAAGGATTTTGTTCCCATATTTTTGGAG AGCCTAAATGACGGGACCCCTGAAGTGAGAGATGCAGCTTTTGCTTCATTAGCGGCTATTGCTAAG ATGGTTGGCATGAGACCCTTAGAAAGGTCATTAGAGAAACTTGATGAGGTTAGGAAAAAGAAGTTATCTGATATGATTGGAAGCCCTGGTGGTGGTGAGGCCCTAACCTCAGGATCAG CTCCACCCTCTAATTCAAGTACCAGCTTATCTGGTTCCAGg GGCACTGATAACTCATTCGTAAGGCGGTCTGCTGCTAGCATGCTTAATGGGAAGAAATCTGCCCAAGTATTG CCCGCTACTAAGAAAAGTGCTGTTGCAAAGACCAGTGTGAAAAAGGTGGATGGGGTGGGACAATCAAAGACTTTTGTCGAGATTGAAGATGTTGAG CCTGGTGAAATGAGTTTAGAGGAAATTGAAGGAAGATTGGGATCGCTTATAAAGATGGAAATTATCTCTGAACTAAAGAGTAGTGTTTGGAAGGAAAGGCTAGAAG CTATTGGCTTTTTTAAGCAGGAAATTGAGAATCTTCAGGATCTTAATCAATATGCTGAAGTTTTGATTCGGTTTTTATGTGTTGTACCTGGATGGAGTGAGAAAAACGTACAG GTCCAACAACAAGTCATTGAGGTCATTACGCACATAGCTTCCACtgccaaaaaatttccaaaacgaTGTGTGGTGTTGTGCCTTTTGG GCATAACTGAACGGGCTGCTGATATTAAAACACGTAATCAAGCAATGAAATGCCTTACTACTTTTTCTGAGGCAGTTGGTCCAGGATTTATTTTTGATAGG CTCTACAAAATCATGAAAGAGCACAAGAATCCCAAGGTTTCCACCGAAGGCATTTCATGGATGGTATCTGCAGTTGAAGACTTTGGAATTGTCCATATAAAGTTAAAG GATTTAATTGATTTTTGCAAAGAATTCGGGCTGCAATCTAGCACTGCACAAATCAGGAATGCAACTGTCAAACTTATTGGGATCTTACATAAATTTGTTGGCCCCG ACATTAAAGGTTTTCTGACTGATGTCAAGCCTGCTCTTTTAAGTGCTTTGGATGCTGAGTGTGAAAAGAATCCATATGAG GGTGTTGCAGCAGCTCCCAAGAAATTGGTAAAAGTATTGGATTCAGGACTGCCTAGTTCTGCATCTGGGTCTGATGGGCTTCCTCGTGAGGATATTAGTGCAAAGATAACACCTAATCTGTTGAAGGACCTTGGAAGCCCTGACTGGAAA GTTCGTTTGGAATCCATTGAATCTGTTAATAAAATTATGGAAGAAGCACATAGGCGTATCCAACCTGCTGGAACTG TTGAGTTGTTTGGTGCTCTTAGAAGCCGTCTATATGATAGTAACAAAAACTTGATAATGTCAACTTTGGCTACTATTAGTGGTCTTGCATCAGCAATGGGCCTTCCTATTGAGAAATCTAGTAAG GGGATTCTATCAGATgtgttaaagtgtttgggtgatAATAAGAAGCACATGAGAGAATGCACATTGAGTACTTTAGATTCGTGGATCCTTGCAGTTCACCTTGATAAAATG ATTCCATATATTACAGTTGCTTTGGCTGATGCAAAACTTGGCGCTGAGGGCCGGAAAGATCTTTTTGATTGGTTAACACGGCATTTGTCAGAGGAAAATGATTTAGCTGATGCTTCACAACTTTTTAAGCCAATTTCTACTGCTATGACT GATAAATCAGCAGATGTTCGCAAGGCTGCTGAGTCCTGTATTGTTGAAGTCCTTAGAGTCTGTGGACAAGAAGCA ACTAACAAATGTATGAAGGATGTGAAGGGACCTGCTTTGACCATTGTACTTGAGCGTTTAAAGCCTTCTGGTGCTATTGAAG AATTTTCAGAATCCACAAGAGTGATTTCTGGTGCTCTGACTTCCAAGTCCACCATGAAGAATGGAAAGCTAGTATCAAATGTTGGCAATGACCGTAGACCTGGCAGCAAGATGATGCCAATG AGAAATGTTCCAACAAGGACTTCCAAACTTGACCCTTTTGCGACTGTTCAAGATCTTGCTGTCCAGTCACAGCCTTTATTTAACATTAAAGACTCCAATAAG GAAGATAGGGAGAAGCATGTTCCTCGGAGATATAAGTTTGAGGAGCCACGTCCAGAACAAATTCAGGAGTTAGAG TTTGATTTCATAAAGCATTTCAGAGAAGATCTCCATAGGAGACTTTTAAGCCCAGACTTCAAGAAGCAAGTAGATGGACTTGAGTTGTTGCAAAAG GCTTTGCCATCTCATAGGACTGATATATATGAACTACTCGACATATTTTTGAGATGGTTCGTTCTACGATTTTGCGAGTCAAATACGACATGCTTGTTGAAG GTGCTTGAATTCCTCCCAGAACTTTTTGATGTTCTAAAGGATGAAAATTACAGTCTGACTGAGGCTGAAGCTGCAATATTTCTTCCATGCCTTGTTGAGAAG TTTGGTCATAACATCGAAAAAGTCCGGGAGAAGATGCGTGAATTGATGAAGAAAATTGTTACTAATTATTCAGCATCAAAGTTCTTTCCTTATATTTTCGAAGGCCTGCGATCAAAGAATAATCGGACTCGGATAGAATGTGTTGATTTTATTGAATACTTACTTGACCATTATGGAGCTGAG ATTAGTGGACAGTTGAAATCTTTGCAACTTGTTGCTGGTTTAACATCTGAGCGTGATGGTGAAATCAGGAAAGCTGCTCTTAACACATTGGCTACTGCTTACAAACATCTGG GTGAAGATGTCTGGAGATATGTTGGGAAGCTTTCTGATGCTCAAAGGAGTATGCTAGATGATAGATTTAAATGGAAG GCTCGAGaaatggagaagagaaaggaaggcaAGCCTGGTGAGGCTAGAGCTGCTCTAAGGCGTTCAGTCCGAGAGAATGG GCTGGATGTAGCAGAACAATGTGGAGAAGTTTACTCACGTGTTGTTTCTGTTCCAATAGAAGCAAG GGAAACTTTTGGGTATGCTGAATCTGCTGAAAGACACATTTTAGCTCGACAGTTTGCTACCACAAATGGTCCTACAGACTGGCACGAAGCTCTTGACATCATTGCATTGGGTCTACCTGAACAG TCAGTTGAAGGCATGAAAGTTATATGCCATGAGCTGACACAGGTCACAGCTGACCCTGACAACAGTGCAATTGAAGAGCTAGTTAAAGATGCTGATAGATTGGTTTCATGCTTAGCGACAATG GTTCCTAGCACCTTTAATTTCAGTCTTTCTGGAGCTTCTTCAAGATCTTGTAAATATGTGCTTAACACGATGATGCAG ACCTTCCAGATCAAAAAACTTGCTCATGCCGTGAAGGAGAATACATTAGACAACCTCATCACTGAACTTCTTCTTTGGCTTTTGGATGAAAGAGTTCCTTTGATGGATGATGGTAGTCAATTATTGAAAGCACTTAATGTATTGATGCTCAAAATTCTG GATAATGCAGAAAGAACATCTTCTTTTGTGGTGTTAATTAACTTGTTGAGACCTTTGGACCCATCAAGGTGGCCATCACCTGCATCATCTGAGGCTCTGATCATCAGAAACCAGAAGTTCTCTGATCTAGTTGTTAAATGTCTAATCAAGCTGACAAAG GTACTGCAGAGCACAATTTATGAAGTCGATCTTGACCATGTTCTTCAAAGTATTCATGTGTACTTGCAAGGACTAGGGATGGAAGAGATTCGGAGGAG GGCTGGAGCAGATGATAAACCACTTAGGATGGTTAAAACTGTTTTGCATGAATTAGTGAAACTCCGAGGTACAGCTATAAAGGGTCACCTCTCTATGGTACCCATAGACACCGAACCTCAGCCGATCATTCTTGCTTATATTGACCTAAATCTTCAG ACTCTTGCCGCTGCTAGAATGTTAACTCCATCTGGTCCCATGGGACAAACACATTGGGGTGACACTGCTTCTAATAGTCCAGCTCCTGCAACACATTCAGCAGACTCTCAATTGAAG caagaactTGCTGCCGTGTTTAAGAAAATTGGTGATAAGCAAACCTGTACGATTGGATTATATGAACTCTACCGAATTACTCAACTCTATCCCAAG GTAGATATATTTGCCCAGCTCCAAAATGCGAGTGAAGCATTTAGAACTTATATTAGAGATGGGCTCGCTCAG ATGGAGAAGAATGCAGCAGCTGGAAGGACACCTTCCAGTCTTCCCATAGCTACTCCACCACCACTGGCAACTATTTCATCTCCAAAGTTTGGACCACTTTCTCCTGTACACACAAAGTCAGTTAATGCAAAAGCTGAAAGCATGAATCCCAGTGCATACACAGATGATGGTATTGCCGGAACAACTCCTGCATTGAGAAGTCAAACTGACCTTTCAGAGTTTAGGTCTCATTTAGGAGATGAACGAATGGACCGATATCCAGCTG CCCCTGCAGTAACAATGGGGACCCTCGATGCCATCAGAGAACGGATGAAAAGCATACAGGCTGCTGCTGCCGCTGGCAATTTGGATGGTTCAGCTCGACCATTTGGACATGTCAACTGTAATGCCCTTCACGGAATAGAACGTGGTGGTGATGGGGAAGCCCCAACACAGGGCAATATCCTTCCAATGGATGAGAAGGCATTGTCCGGGTTGCAAGCAAGGATGGAGAGACTGAAAAGTGGATCCCTTGAGCCACTTTAG